The proteins below are encoded in one region of Methanofollis aquaemaris:
- a CDS encoding valine--tRNA ligase, producing the protein MSSSHTIPKNYDFREVEERWQRTWCDEDNYFDPDSKKPRFIIDTPPPYPTGNFHIGNALNWCYIDFIARYKRMRGYNVMFPQGWDCHGLPTEVKVEEIHGITKNDVPREEFRRLCRELTHENIAKMRTTLRRCGFSTDWSHEYITMLPKYFGKTQLSFLRMLKEGYIYQSEHPVNFCTRCETAIAFAEVNHEARETKLNFFDFDGLEIATTRPELLAACVAVAVHPEDERYADLVGKHLTVPLFGHEVVVIKDEDVDPSFGSGAVMICTFGDKQDVHWWKKYDLPLRKAIDRKGRMTALCGRYEGMNAEECRTAILADMETAGILKRQEKLEQRVGTCWRCKTPIEILSERQWFVRIKPEEILEAARKVKWYPEHMQMRLENWVEQMEWDWCISRQRIFATPIPVWFCAKCGEMVLPDEADLPVDPTVTKPNHPCPTCGSEEFVGEDDVLDTWMDSSISVLNITGWDGSGTPEIFPAQLRPQGHDIIRTWAFYTILRAVALTGERPWDGILVNGMVLGEDGFKMSKSRNNIIPPEDVLKEYGADAFRQWGAMGSATGQDIMFNWNDVVAASRFQTKMWNIIRFVLTQLEREPVEEAAEVTELLDRWLLVKLSETVAEVTNALETYQFDQGLKAIRDFTRNILADDYIELVKGRLYSDAPERASACRALTITVDALCRMIAPYTPHFAEECWAQFREGSVLKQPWVEIAVEDAEAERIGDHVVDLTAELRRYKHDVGLALNAPFGRVNIYAPDQIDDSGDVARALNATVAWKTGEPKLEKSVAGVTFNMAVIGPKLRKQAKAFMQAVEALPPEMLVTPPATVTLDGEEVAVPEDAFAPKFAFSVEGEEVEVLDFDEVTVTLRRD; encoded by the coding sequence ATGTCATCCTCGCATACGATCCCTAAAAACTACGACTTTCGGGAAGTGGAGGAGCGGTGGCAGCGCACATGGTGCGACGAGGACAACTACTTTGACCCCGACTCGAAAAAGCCGCGGTTCATCATCGACACCCCGCCGCCCTACCCCACCGGCAACTTCCATATCGGGAACGCCCTGAACTGGTGCTATATCGACTTCATCGCCCGCTACAAGCGGATGCGCGGGTACAACGTAATGTTCCCGCAGGGATGGGACTGCCACGGTCTCCCGACCGAGGTCAAGGTCGAAGAGATCCATGGCATCACCAAAAACGATGTCCCGCGCGAGGAATTCCGGCGGCTCTGCCGGGAACTCACCCACGAGAACATCGCAAAGATGCGGACCACCCTGCGGCGGTGCGGGTTCTCGACCGACTGGAGCCATGAGTACATCACGATGCTCCCCAAGTACTTCGGGAAGACGCAACTCTCTTTCCTGCGGATGCTCAAAGAGGGCTATATCTACCAGAGCGAGCACCCGGTGAACTTCTGCACCCGCTGCGAGACGGCGATCGCCTTTGCCGAGGTGAACCATGAAGCCAGAGAGACAAAGCTCAACTTCTTCGACTTCGACGGCCTGGAGATCGCGACCACCAGGCCCGAACTCCTCGCGGCCTGTGTGGCGGTCGCCGTCCACCCCGAGGACGAGCGGTACGCCGACCTCGTCGGCAAGCACCTGACGGTGCCCCTCTTTGGCCATGAGGTTGTCGTGATCAAGGACGAGGACGTCGACCCCTCCTTTGGTTCCGGCGCCGTGATGATCTGCACCTTCGGTGACAAGCAGGATGTCCACTGGTGGAAGAAATACGACCTCCCCCTCAGAAAGGCCATCGACCGGAAAGGCAGGATGACAGCGCTCTGCGGCCGGTACGAGGGTATGAATGCCGAAGAGTGCCGCACGGCGATCCTCGCCGACATGGAGACGGCCGGGATCCTCAAGAGACAGGAGAAACTCGAACAGCGGGTAGGAACCTGCTGGCGGTGCAAGACCCCGATCGAGATCCTCTCTGAGCGGCAGTGGTTCGTGCGGATCAAGCCCGAGGAGATCCTGGAGGCCGCCCGGAAGGTCAAGTGGTACCCGGAGCACATGCAGATGCGCCTGGAGAACTGGGTCGAGCAGATGGAGTGGGACTGGTGCATCTCGCGCCAGCGGATCTTCGCCACCCCGATCCCGGTCTGGTTCTGTGCGAAGTGTGGCGAGATGGTCCTGCCCGACGAGGCCGACCTTCCAGTCGACCCGACGGTCACAAAGCCCAACCACCCCTGTCCGACGTGCGGGTCGGAGGAGTTTGTTGGCGAGGACGATGTCCTGGATACCTGGATGGACTCCTCAATCTCGGTCCTGAACATCACCGGATGGGACGGGAGCGGCACGCCCGAGATCTTCCCGGCGCAGTTGCGGCCCCAGGGGCACGACATCATCAGAACCTGGGCCTTCTACACCATCCTCCGCGCGGTGGCCCTCACCGGCGAGCGGCCGTGGGACGGGATCCTGGTCAACGGGATGGTGCTGGGCGAGGACGGATTCAAGATGTCCAAGAGCCGCAACAACATCATCCCCCCCGAGGACGTGCTCAAAGAGTACGGCGCCGACGCCTTCCGGCAGTGGGGAGCGATGGGCTCAGCCACCGGACAGGACATCATGTTCAACTGGAACGACGTCGTCGCGGCGTCCAGGTTTCAGACCAAGATGTGGAACATCATCCGCTTTGTACTGACCCAGCTCGAACGCGAACCGGTGGAGGAGGCGGCCGAGGTGACCGAACTCCTGGACCGCTGGCTTCTTGTAAAACTCTCGGAGACCGTGGCCGAGGTCACGAACGCCCTCGAGACCTACCAGTTCGACCAGGGGCTCAAGGCGATCCGGGACTTCACGAGGAACATCCTCGCAGATGATTACATCGAACTGGTGAAAGGCCGGCTGTACTCCGACGCTCCTGAACGCGCGAGCGCCTGCCGAGCCCTGACCATCACCGTCGACGCCCTCTGTCGGATGATCGCACCCTATACACCACACTTCGCCGAGGAGTGCTGGGCCCAGTTCAGGGAGGGCTCGGTGTTGAAGCAGCCGTGGGTTGAGATTGCCGTCGAGGACGCGGAGGCCGAGCGGATCGGCGACCATGTGGTCGACCTCACGGCAGAACTCCGCCGGTACAAACACGACGTGGGCCTTGCCCTGAACGCCCCCTTCGGGAGGGTGAACATCTACGCACCCGACCAGATCGACGACTCAGGCGATGTGGCGCGGGCGTTGAACGCCACGGTCGCCTGGAAGACCGGCGAGCCGAAACTCGAAAAGTCGGTGGCCGGCGTCACATTCAATATGGCAGTGATCGGCCCGAAGCTGCGCAAGCAGGCGAAGGCCTTCATGCAGGCGGTCGAGGCCCTACCGCCCGAGATGCTCGTCACCCCCCCGGCGACGGTGACCCTCGACGGCGAGGAAGTCGCGGTTCCTGAGGACGCCTTCGCCCCGAAGTTCGCCTTCTCGGTGGAAGGCGAAGAAGTCGAGGTGCTCGACTTCGACGAGGTGACGGTCACGCTGCGGCGTGACTGA
- a CDS encoding DUF92 domain-containing protein has product MIILMTREIGPALAAVLAVFGILIAPLVQPAWLLSLLVILFSGVLLLIKGTRYVSISIIVTALLYGLGLLSLAVFASTLAIIVLGEFAFRATGGKPRSYIAYIVSGILGALAAMAYLGVFSPLTVLIGALVAVFLRAALVGREDALMIEALGVAMAQQLFFEIGYSIDLQSLLLAAVIALVFGYLSYHFRAADLSGLFSGAIIGLLLIVFADVRWFFIMLVFFILGSGATKFKYREKNDLGVAQSHGGVRGYLNVFANGLVATVGAVLYGITGHPACIALFLGSVASAAADTVASEIGVMGGRPYLITTLERVSPGTNGGVTLLGEAVGLGAAAFVSLTAWALGVADPWIAVIGMIAGFVGTNVDSVVGATLENRGVFGNAGTNLIATLGGGICAAGLALLL; this is encoded by the coding sequence ATGATCATCCTGATGACTCGGGAGATCGGGCCTGCGCTGGCTGCTGTCCTTGCGGTCTTTGGGATCCTCATAGCTCCGCTGGTCCAGCCTGCATGGCTCCTCTCCCTGCTGGTGATCCTCTTCTCCGGCGTCCTCCTCTTGATCAAGGGGACACGGTATGTCTCGATCTCGATCATCGTCACCGCCCTGCTGTACGGCCTCGGCCTTCTCTCGCTGGCGGTCTTCGCCTCGACCCTGGCGATTATCGTCCTTGGTGAGTTCGCCTTCAGGGCGACCGGGGGAAAACCCCGGTCCTATATCGCCTACATCGTCTCGGGAATTCTGGGGGCGCTTGCGGCCATGGCCTACCTCGGGGTCTTCTCCCCGCTCACTGTTCTCATCGGGGCGCTTGTCGCCGTATTTTTGAGAGCCGCCCTGGTCGGTCGCGAGGACGCCCTGATGATCGAGGCACTCGGCGTGGCTATGGCCCAGCAGCTCTTCTTTGAGATCGGCTACTCGATCGACCTCCAGTCGCTCCTCCTGGCTGCGGTCATCGCCCTGGTCTTTGGTTACCTCTCGTACCATTTCAGGGCCGCCGACCTCTCGGGCCTCTTCTCCGGGGCGATCATCGGCCTCCTCCTCATCGTCTTCGCCGATGTCCGCTGGTTCTTCATCATGCTCGTCTTCTTCATCCTGGGTTCAGGGGCGACGAAGTTCAAGTACAGAGAGAAGAACGACCTCGGGGTGGCGCAGTCCCATGGCGGGGTGCGGGGCTACCTGAACGTCTTTGCGAACGGCCTCGTCGCGACGGTCGGCGCGGTGCTGTACGGGATCACCGGCCACCCGGCCTGTATCGCACTCTTCCTCGGGAGCGTGGCCTCGGCCGCGGCCGACACGGTGGCTTCCGAGATCGGAGTGATGGGCGGTCGGCCGTACCTGATCACCACCCTCGAACGGGTGTCGCCGGGCACCAACGGTGGGGTGACCCTGCTCGGCGAGGCGGTGGGACTGGGTGCGGCGGCGTTTGTCTCCCTCACCGCCTGGGCCCTCGGCGTGGCCGACCCCTGGATCGCGGTCATCGGGATGATTGCCGGTTTTGTCGGGACCAATGTGGACAGCGTCGTCGGGGCGACCCTGGAGAACCGTGGGGTCTTCGGGAACGCGGGCACCAACCTCATCGCCACGCTGGGCGGCGGGATCTGCGCTGCGGGACTGGCGCTCCTGCTCTGA
- a CDS encoding DUF7847 domain-containing protein, whose amino-acid sequence MVLASLQDTFGLLTKYPAFWAAGIVAGAALGIDLFLEFSGEVFFAGKILLLGLLLVPFFAAGAYGTAHREDRSMAVFLEEGKKGYFRVLLPGIVLFLATVVTVFLLAIPITLVLGENAIAMAGSAVFGVILSFAFFAYFYDVAAVTEELGVFVSLQRSAAVVLTRLWQVLLFYLVNLFALFILGFGVLIVWSMLVYEKLAPLVESGETFAFDAANATATQAQFITLLGPDGAMITAITYAVFIVLVLPFTLAFKAAFYARHADGTVEEPIVEVGEYDEKGRWYKY is encoded by the coding sequence ATGGTACTCGCATCCCTCCAGGACACCTTCGGCCTGCTCACAAAATACCCGGCATTCTGGGCGGCGGGCATCGTCGCCGGCGCAGCCCTCGGCATCGACCTCTTCCTCGAGTTCTCGGGAGAGGTCTTCTTCGCCGGCAAGATCCTTCTCCTCGGACTGCTCCTTGTCCCCTTCTTTGCGGCCGGAGCGTATGGCACCGCACACCGTGAGGACCGGAGCATGGCCGTCTTCCTTGAAGAAGGGAAGAAGGGCTACTTCAGAGTCCTCCTCCCCGGGATCGTCCTCTTCCTTGCTACAGTGGTGACGGTCTTCCTCCTTGCGATCCCGATCACCCTGGTCCTGGGAGAGAACGCCATTGCTATGGCCGGGTCGGCCGTCTTCGGGGTCATCCTCTCCTTCGCCTTCTTCGCCTACTTCTACGATGTGGCGGCGGTCACCGAAGAACTCGGGGTCTTTGTCTCCCTCCAGCGGAGCGCCGCCGTGGTGCTCACCAGGCTCTGGCAGGTGCTCCTCTTCTATCTCGTCAACCTCTTCGCCCTCTTCATCCTGGGCTTCGGGGTGCTCATCGTCTGGAGCATGCTCGTGTATGAGAAACTTGCTCCTCTCGTGGAGAGCGGGGAGACCTTCGCCTTCGACGCGGCGAACGCCACCGCCACCCAGGCCCAGTTCATCACTCTCCTCGGGCCCGACGGCGCCATGATCACCGCCATTACCTATGCGGTCTTCATCGTCCTCGTCCTCCCCTTCACCCTCGCCTTCAAGGCCGCCTTCTATGCGCGGCATGCCGATGGCACCGTCGAAGAACCGATTGTTGAGGTGGGAGAGTACGACGAGAAGGGGCGGTGGTACAAGTATTGA
- a CDS encoding pyruvate kinase alpha/beta domain-containing protein — protein MGYITRKTYYFDEPGEANTEDAARFAVERAQEAGINTIVVASSTGKTALAFLRAMEGTDLRLVAVTHVVGFSAPGVWDFDPGAAATLRAAGAEIVTGTHALSGLERAISRSPKLGGSSRTEAIAEALRRTVAVGLKVAVECSLIAADHGAIRVDEEIVAVGGTATGADTVCVIRPSHTASYFDLQVREIVAMPRNR, from the coding sequence ATGGGCTACATTACACGGAAGACCTATTATTTCGACGAACCCGGTGAGGCAAACACCGAGGACGCCGCCAGGTTCGCCGTCGAGCGCGCGCAGGAAGCAGGGATCAACACCATCGTCGTGGCCTCCTCCACCGGCAAGACCGCCCTCGCCTTCCTCAGGGCAATGGAAGGTACCGACCTGCGTCTGGTGGCCGTCACCCATGTCGTCGGCTTCTCAGCGCCCGGGGTCTGGGACTTCGATCCCGGGGCGGCCGCAACCCTGCGGGCGGCAGGCGCCGAGATCGTCACCGGGACCCATGCCCTCTCCGGCCTGGAGCGGGCGATCTCCAGGTCGCCGAAACTCGGCGGGTCGTCAAGGACCGAGGCGATCGCCGAGGCGCTCAGGCGGACGGTGGCCGTCGGCCTGAAGGTGGCCGTCGAGTGCTCGCTCATCGCCGCCGACCATGGCGCGATCAGGGTGGACGAGGAGATCGTCGCCGTCGGCGGAACCGCCACCGGTGCCGACACCGTCTGCGTCATCAGGCCTTCGCACACGGCCTCGTACTTCGACCTCCAGGTGCGCGAGATCGTCGCCATGCCACGGAACCGGTGA
- a CDS encoding redox-regulated ATPase YchF has protein sequence MITLALAGKPNCGKSTFFKAATMAQVEIANYPFTTIDANHGVAYVRTTCPCKELGIEGCTQCQDGVRFVPIAFIDVAGLVPDAHKGRGLGNQFLDNLRQADAILHVVDASGATDEEGNPVEPGSHDPREDIKFLGVEMTMWVHGILAKHWPRIQRQAQSKNYNIHDGVAEVLAGLGITFEDSLHAENELGIDLQRSEIGNLVPFCELLLAKNKPVLFVGNKMDTADKALLGELTEMGGVVSSAAAELALRMAADGGFIHYIPGDPSFTIKEDANLSAQQRAGLEHLAVMMTEHEGTGVQQAIDRAVFELLDQIVVYPVEDERHFTDKQGRVLPDAFLMPKGSTPKDLAFRVHTDIGEGFLYAVDARTDMRIKESTELKNGDIIKIVSAKK, from the coding sequence ATGATTACGCTTGCACTGGCCGGAAAACCAAACTGCGGCAAATCGACATTTTTCAAGGCCGCGACCATGGCGCAGGTTGAGATCGCCAATTACCCGTTCACCACCATCGACGCGAACCATGGCGTCGCCTATGTGCGGACGACGTGCCCGTGCAAAGAACTCGGCATCGAGGGCTGCACCCAGTGCCAGGACGGCGTGCGCTTTGTCCCCATTGCCTTCATCGACGTGGCGGGCCTGGTGCCCGATGCGCACAAGGGGCGGGGGCTCGGCAACCAGTTCCTGGACAACCTCAGGCAGGCCGACGCCATCCTCCATGTAGTGGACGCCAGCGGGGCCACCGACGAGGAGGGTAACCCGGTCGAACCCGGAAGCCATGACCCCAGGGAGGATATCAAGTTCCTGGGCGTCGAGATGACGATGTGGGTCCACGGCATCCTTGCAAAGCACTGGCCCCGTATCCAGCGGCAGGCCCAGTCGAAGAACTACAATATCCACGACGGCGTGGCCGAAGTCCTTGCGGGCCTCGGGATCACCTTCGAGGACTCGCTGCACGCGGAGAACGAGCTCGGGATCGACCTGCAGCGTTCGGAGATCGGGAACCTTGTCCCCTTCTGTGAACTGCTGCTTGCAAAGAACAAACCGGTTCTCTTTGTCGGGAACAAGATGGACACCGCTGATAAGGCCCTGCTCGGCGAACTCACGGAGATGGGAGGCGTGGTCAGCAGCGCCGCTGCCGAACTCGCCCTGCGGATGGCCGCGGATGGGGGGTTCATCCACTATATCCCCGGCGACCCCTCGTTCACGATCAAGGAAGACGCAAACCTCTCCGCCCAGCAGAGGGCCGGACTCGAACATCTCGCTGTCATGATGACCGAGCACGAGGGGACCGGCGTCCAGCAGGCGATCGACCGGGCGGTCTTCGAACTCCTCGACCAGATCGTTGTCTACCCGGTTGAGGACGAGCGCCACTTCACCGACAAGCAGGGTCGGGTTCTCCCTGACGCCTTCCTGATGCCGAAGGGCTCCACCCCGAAAGATCTCGCCTTCCGCGTCCACACCGATATCGGCGAGGGCTTCCTGTACGCCGTCGACGCCAGGACCGACATGCGGATCAAGGAGAGCACCGAACTGAAGAACGGCGACATCATCAAGATCGTAAGCGCCAAGAAGTGA
- a CDS encoding metallophosphoesterase family protein yields MATLIFSDVHADAPALLSVHALLKDPAFHAYFGEIDRAVNLGDLLGRGYAPVETLAAVQQFGQEMPLLSVVGNHDHAFLHGIPVSGSDAASLAAHRALEGSLLLEVVRNLPEEAVLDATLFVHGGPLRAGDALTDRPFWQRLSARAGPSCAGYHYTPGMAFAELERRGLSHLCCGHQHTPLCCQKRGEEIVPHPLILKPIPGLPLGGATVALDAPSILRVGACCGAHPEFAVTDFFRFWFLQRW; encoded by the coding sequence GTGGCGACGCTCATCTTCTCTGATGTCCATGCCGACGCCCCGGCCCTCCTGAGCGTGCATGCTCTCCTGAAGGACCCGGCATTTCATGCATATTTCGGGGAAATCGACCGGGCGGTCAATCTCGGCGATCTCCTGGGCAGGGGGTACGCCCCGGTGGAGACCCTCGCGGCCGTGCAACAGTTCGGGCAGGAGATGCCGCTCCTCTCGGTCGTCGGCAACCACGACCACGCCTTCCTTCATGGGATCCCGGTGAGCGGGAGCGACGCCGCGAGTCTGGCCGCCCACCGCGCTCTCGAGGGCTCGCTCCTCCTGGAGGTGGTCAGGAACCTTCCCGAGGAAGCGGTGCTCGACGCCACCCTCTTTGTGCATGGCGGCCCGCTCCGCGCCGGCGACGCCCTCACCGACCGTCCCTTCTGGCAGCGCCTCTCTGCGCGGGCCGGCCCCTCTTGTGCCGGGTATCACTACACTCCAGGCATGGCCTTCGCCGAACTCGAACGCCGGGGGCTCTCCCATCTCTGTTGCGGGCATCAGCACACACCTCTCTGCTGCCAGAAAAGAGGGGAGGAGATTGTACCCCACCCGTTGATACTCAAGCCCATTCCCGGTCTTCCGCTCGGAGGTGCCACGGTCGCCCTGGACGCACCGTCCATCCTCAGGGTCGGGGCCTGCTGCGGGGCGCACCCGGAGTTTGCGGTCACCGATTTTTTCAGGTTCTGGTTTCTGCAGCGATGGTGA
- a CDS encoding coiled-coil domain-containing protein: MFRFLRGLFGKNEEEILTLRVGDVDEWLERREGELEERLEAKTGETRATVAASLQDFKGVLALLGDAEGRDDIPSRLKTVTERSLPSFLSAMEQQIARPLPEDPDGFYAAAADLITGILKIQRGQGRYLAGAFPEEMKEFRQVTSTIGNAVNDLTAVVKEVQDTQKQIDAARDALGIFEAAQTDIARAGERAADLETKIAADEQMMQEKTATLQNLKDGDNYLEAARFEDAAEESLDRRQEAERAVQNLGAQATRVIRKAERVAARAGGKEEGKVLKACIKVLDNPVPAGAGEVAAALPPAVKIVRGQIESGDLALKSKEDRALFSEEGKIEGAFTDAFAHLDEMKKEEEKALARARACTALSEATDLENEIENLKAGVAADRAARVEAAEQVAAETESIPERAHRLRDALVSVAGVPVALEGEGFTIAAETRT; the protein is encoded by the coding sequence ATGTTCAGGTTTCTCAGGGGTCTTTTCGGAAAGAACGAGGAGGAAATCCTTACCCTTCGCGTCGGCGATGTCGATGAGTGGCTGGAGAGGCGCGAGGGGGAACTGGAGGAGCGACTGGAGGCAAAAACCGGGGAGACCCGGGCAACGGTCGCCGCCTCCCTCCAGGACTTCAAGGGTGTCCTCGCATTGTTGGGCGACGCAGAGGGGCGGGATGATATCCCGTCGCGGTTGAAGACCGTCACCGAGCGTTCGCTCCCTTCTTTTCTCTCTGCAATGGAGCAGCAGATCGCCAGGCCCCTCCCCGAGGATCCGGATGGCTTCTACGCCGCCGCAGCCGACCTGATCACCGGGATCCTCAAGATCCAGCGCGGGCAGGGCCGGTACCTGGCCGGGGCCTTCCCCGAGGAGATGAAGGAGTTCAGGCAGGTCACCAGCACCATCGGCAATGCTGTCAACGATCTCACTGCCGTGGTCAAGGAGGTGCAGGACACCCAGAAGCAGATCGACGCCGCACGCGATGCTCTCGGCATTTTTGAGGCGGCGCAGACTGATATCGCCCGGGCCGGCGAGCGTGCGGCAGACCTGGAGACGAAGATCGCGGCGGATGAGCAGATGATGCAGGAGAAGACTGCGACCCTTCAGAACCTCAAAGATGGGGACAATTACCTGGAGGCCGCCAGATTCGAGGACGCGGCGGAAGAGAGTCTCGACCGGAGACAGGAGGCCGAGCGCGCGGTGCAGAATCTGGGAGCACAGGCCACCCGGGTCATCAGGAAGGCGGAACGAGTCGCAGCCAGGGCAGGCGGGAAAGAGGAGGGAAAGGTACTGAAAGCATGTATCAAGGTTCTCGACAACCCGGTGCCCGCAGGCGCCGGAGAAGTCGCGGCCGCCCTCCCCCCGGCGGTCAAGATCGTCAGGGGCCAGATCGAAAGCGGAGACCTGGCCCTCAAGAGCAAGGAGGACCGGGCCCTCTTCTCCGAGGAAGGAAAGATCGAGGGTGCCTTCACCGACGCCTTCGCCCACCTCGATGAGATGAAAAAGGAAGAGGAGAAGGCGCTGGCACGGGCGCGTGCATGCACGGCTCTCAGCGAGGCGACCGATCTTGAAAATGAGATCGAGAATCTGAAGGCCGGGGTGGCGGCCGACCGGGCCGCCAGAGTGGAGGCGGCAGAGCAGGTGGCCGCTGAGACGGAAAGCATCCCCGAGCGGGCGCACCGACTCAGAGACGCCCTGGTATCGGTTGCAGGCGTTCCGGTGGCCCTGGAAGGGGAGGGATTCACCATCGCTGCAGAAACCAGAACCTGA
- a CDS encoding nicotinamide-nucleotide adenylyltransferase: MTRGFYIGRFQPYHNGHHTVIEQIAPEVDEIVIGVGSAQFSHEIENPFTAGERVMMISAAMEEIGIPFYAIPIEDLRRNALWVSHVYSMTPYFDVVYSNNPLVIRLFSEMGMKVRTMPMVMRKTLSGTEIRRRMIAGEDWRNLVPEAVAGVIDQIHGVERMKQIASSDVI; this comes from the coding sequence ATGACCCGCGGGTTTTACATCGGGCGGTTCCAGCCCTACCACAACGGCCACCACACGGTGATCGAGCAGATCGCGCCAGAGGTGGACGAGATCGTGATCGGGGTCGGGAGCGCCCAGTTCTCCCACGAGATCGAGAACCCGTTCACCGCGGGCGAGCGGGTGATGATGATCTCAGCGGCCATGGAGGAGATCGGGATCCCCTTCTATGCCATCCCGATTGAAGACCTGCGCAGGAACGCCCTCTGGGTCTCGCATGTCTACTCGATGACCCCGTACTTCGACGTGGTCTACTCCAACAACCCCCTGGTCATCCGTCTCTTCTCGGAGATGGGGATGAAGGTGCGGACGATGCCGATGGTCATGCGTAAGACCCTCTCCGGAACTGAGATCCGCCGCCGCATGATCGCCGGGGAGGACTGGCGGAACCTCGTGCCCGAGGCGGTCGCCGGGGTGATCGATCAGATCCATGGAGTGGAGCGGATGAAGCAGATCGCCTCCTCAGATGTGATCTGA
- the larB gene encoding nickel pincer cofactor biosynthesis protein LarB gives MSSDRDLREVLDAYAAGELSLDDTIEKISGLRIAKIGELARIDLGREMRCGIPEVVLAEGKETDDLVEIMLRHTEAAGRCLATRVSAAQAAAVEVAAGKAGLLSRHEERAKIIVLSKGGAPEKHKGVVAVLTAGTADIRVAEEARVIAEEMGCTVKTAYDVGAAGVHRLFPALQDLAGAHVYVVAAGREGTLPAVVAGLVDRPVIGVPVSTGYGYMGGGEAALASMLQSCSVLTVVNIDAGFVAGAHAAQIATLAGRA, from the coding sequence ATGTCGTCAGACAGGGACCTGAGGGAGGTGCTCGATGCCTATGCCGCCGGGGAACTCTCCCTCGACGATACCATAGAGAAAATATCCGGGCTCAGAATAGCGAAGATCGGAGAACTTGCTCGGATCGATCTGGGACGCGAGATGCGGTGCGGGATCCCGGAGGTCGTCCTTGCCGAGGGGAAGGAGACCGACGACCTCGTCGAGATCATGCTCCGCCACACCGAGGCGGCGGGGCGCTGTCTGGCGACGCGGGTGAGTGCGGCACAGGCTGCGGCGGTGGAAGTGGCCGCGGGGAAGGCAGGGCTCTTGTCCCGCCACGAGGAGCGGGCAAAGATCATTGTCCTCTCAAAGGGGGGTGCACCCGAGAAGCACAAGGGGGTCGTCGCCGTGCTTACCGCAGGGACGGCCGACATCAGGGTCGCCGAGGAAGCGCGGGTCATCGCCGAGGAGATGGGCTGCACGGTGAAGACGGCCTACGACGTCGGGGCGGCGGGCGTCCACCGCCTCTTCCCGGCCCTCCAGGATCTGGCCGGGGCGCATGTCTATGTGGTGGCCGCCGGACGGGAAGGAACCCTGCCCGCGGTCGTCGCGGGGCTCGTGGACAGACCGGTGATCGGCGTCCCGGTCTCGACCGGATACGGCTACATGGGCGGTGGCGAGGCGGCGCTTGCCAGCATGCTCCAGTCCTGCTCGGTGCTGACCGTCGTGAATATCGATGCCGGATTTGTGGCCGGGGCGCATGCCGCACAGATCGCGACCCTGGCGGGACGTGCATGA
- a CDS encoding ABC transporter permease, which produces MTYLLYVAGFGAAATFFLWLRDARIFWRTALPGYRQAAYRGVLYSALSLFGFLMAYTSEDLEFLALGAVLLALYLQGRQEREKVWKGGENAVDRFLGTTGRR; this is translated from the coding sequence ATGACCTATCTCCTCTATGTGGCCGGCTTCGGGGCAGCCGCTACCTTCTTTCTCTGGCTGCGGGACGCCAGGATCTTCTGGCGCACTGCCCTCCCCGGATACCGGCAGGCGGCGTACCGGGGCGTCCTCTACTCGGCCCTCTCGCTCTTCGGGTTTCTGATGGCGTACACCTCTGAGGATCTCGAGTTCCTCGCCCTGGGTGCAGTCCTGCTCGCCCTGTATCTGCAGGGGCGCCAGGAGCGGGAAAAAGTCTGGAAGGGCGGCGAGAACGCCGTGGATCGTTTCCTTGGCACCACCGGACGCAGGTAA